From a single Lolium rigidum isolate FL_2022 chromosome 7, APGP_CSIRO_Lrig_0.1, whole genome shotgun sequence genomic region:
- the LOC124679058 gene encoding aminomethyltransferase, mitochondrial-like, which yields MRGLLACATLARRAANSSSGGAAARRHLAGAAVAAEAELKKTALYDFHVAHGGKMVPFAGWSMPIQYKDTIMDSTLNCRANGSLFDVSHMCGLSLHGSQAIPFLESLVVADVAALKDGTGSLTVFTNEKGGAIDDSVVTKVTDKHIYLVVNAGCRDKDLAHIGAHMEAFQKKGGDVKWHIHDERSLLALQGPLAAPTLQFLTKEDLSKMYFSDFKIIDINGSTCFLTRTGYTGEDGFEISVPSENAVDLAKALLEKSEGKIRLTGLGARDSLRLEAGLCLYGNDMEQHVTPVEAGLSWAIGKRRKAEGGFLGADVILKQLKEGPKIRRVGIFSQGPPPRSHSEIVSSTGENIGEVTSGGFSPCLKKNIAMGYVKNGLHKAGTEFKVVVRGKSYDAVVTKMPFVPTKYYKGP from the exons ATGAGAGGCCTCCTCGCGTGCGCCACGCTCGCCCGCCGCGCCGCCAactcctcctccggcggcgccgccgcccgccgccacctGGCCGGCGCCGCGGTGGCCGCCGAGGCGGAGCTCAAGAAGACGGCGCTCTACGACTTCCACGTCGCGCACGGGGGCAAGATGGTGCCCTTCGCCGGCTGGAGCATGCCCATCCAGTACAAGGACACcatcatggactccaccctcaacTGCCGCGCCAACGGCAGCCTCTTCGACGTCTCCCACATGTGCGGCCTCAGCCTCCACGGCTCCCAGGCCATCCCCTTCCTCGAGTCCCTCGTCGTCGCCGACGTCGCCGCCCTCAAGGACGGCACCGGGTCCCTCACCGTGTTCACCAACGAGAAGGGCGGCGCCATCGACGACTCCGTCGTCACCAAGGTCACTGATAAGCACATCTACCTCGTCGTCAACGCTGGGTGCAGGGACAAGGACCTCGCCCACATCGGGGCGCACATGGAGGCCTTCCAGAAGAAGGGCGGCGACGTCAAGTGGCACATACACGATGAGCGCTCCCTCCTCGCCTTGCAG GGCCCTCTTGCTGCACCAACTCTCCAGTTCCTAACAAAAGAAGATTTGAGCAAAATGTACTTCAGTGACTTCAAGATAATTGACATCAATGGTTCTACGTGCTTCCTCACCAGAACTGG TTACACTGGTGAAGATGGATTTGAAATCTCTGTGCCATCAGAGAATGCGGTCGATCTCGCAAAGGCCCTGCTAGAGAAATCTGAAGGCAAGATAAGGTTGACTGGCCTGGGTGCCCGTGACAGTCTTCGCCTGGAGGCTGGCCTCTGCCTGTATGGCAACGACATGGAGCAACATGTCACGCCAGTTGAGGCCGGCCTCTCATGGGCGATCGGCAAGAGGAGGAAAGCGGAGGGTGGCTTCCTGGGCGCGGATGTGATCCTCAAGCAGCTCAAGGAAGGCCCGAAGATTAGGCGTGTAGGCATCTTTTCACAAGGACCACCCCCGCGGAGTCACAGTGAGATCGTGAGCAGCACCGGGGAGAACATCGGTGAGGTGACCAGCGGAGGGTTCAGCCCGTGCCTGAAGAAGAACATCGCCATGGGGTATGTGAAGAACGGCCTGCACAAGGCCGGGACGGAGTTCAAGGTGGTCGTCCGTGGGAAGTCATACGACGCCGTTGTCACCAAGATGCCCTTTGTGCCCACCAAGTACTACAAGGGCCCTTAG
- the LOC124678005 gene encoding signal recognition particle 14 kDa protein-like, with translation MVLLQSDPFLSELTNMYERSTEKGSVWVTMKRSSMKCEARLKKMANKGEEVEYRCLVRATDGKKNISTALSAKDYLKFQASYALVLKSHMHALKKRERKEKKRVVEPEKVPEKEPKKQKKSSKKSAVSK, from the exons ATG GTTCTGCTGCAGTCAGATCCGTTCCTGAGCGAGCTGACCAACATGTACGAGCGGAGCACGGAGAAGGGCTCCGTCTGGGTCACCATGAAGCGAT CGTCGATGAAGTGCGAGGCTAGGTTGAAGAAGATGGCCAACAAGGGGGAGGAGGTGGAGTACCGCTGCCTCGTCCGCGCCACCGATGGCAAGAAAAACATCTCCACCGCG CTGTCTGCAAAGGATTACCTCAAATTCCAAGCTTCGTATGCCCTAGTTCTTAAATCCCATATGCATGCTttgaagaagagggagaggaaGGAAAAGAAGAGGGTCGTTGAGCCAGAGAAGGTACCCGAGAAGGAACcgaagaagcaaaagaaatcgtcgAAGAAATCTGCAGTGTCTAAGTAG